A window from Saccharomyces eubayanus strain FM1318 chromosome XIV, whole genome shotgun sequence encodes these proteins:
- the RIA1 gene encoding GTPase RIA1 has translation MVRVESETYKRLQNDPSCIRNICIVAHVDHGKTSLSDSLLASNGIISQRLAGKIRFLDARPDEQLRGITMESSAISLYFRVLHKQEGSDEPLVNEHLVNLIDSPGHIDFSSEVSAASRLCDGAVVLVDVVEGVCSQTITVLRQCWTEKLKPILVLNKIDRLITELQLTPQETYIHLSKVIEQVNSVIGSFFANERQLDDLSWREQLEQNENAEYIEKDDSGIYFNPSDNNVIFASAVDGWGFNIGQLAKFYEQKLGAKRENLQKVLWGDFYMDPKTKKIINSKGLKGRSLTPLFTSLILENIWKIYQNVIISRDSDMVVKIAKTLNIKLLPRDLRSKDDKQLLRTIMGQWLPVSTAVLLTVIEKLPSPLESQTDRLDTILASEADAADMDPKLLEAMKTCDREGPVSAYVSKMLSIPKEELPVETNREVSSDELMERSRKAREEALNAAKQAGIVENMAQMDLNDNTKDDGDFYKRAKDTVTTPEMGEQPKPKPLVNNDIFHVVSEPAPALDLGFDYEEDDDANIQDNFGLDFVPTDIDPNDPLSSMFEYEEEGTFANEVPQALEDVNIEEDDIFDEKEESLVAFARIYSGTLRVGQEISVLGPKYDPKRPDEHIETAVITHLYLFMGKELVPLDVCPSGNIVGIRGLAGKVLKSGTLVQKGVQGVNLAGVNFHSTPIVRVAIEPANPVEMSKLVRGLKLLDQADPCVRTYVENTGEHILCTAGELHLERCLKDLTERFAGIEITHSEPAIPYRETFLSVSDMISPKNAQLGRGVHQLLLGQYRITFRTIPLSDKITEFLSQHQNSIKNILKTSTSNIDPIIETTGGALLDNNSFLAAFEDVISKDGKSGDLLKGFKSRLAGLGPNRVGCNILLSDDNLLGSLFEGTPAAFEYSDSVKNGFQLAVSEGPLANEPVQGMCVIVEGIHKMSQEEIESIEDTHYQEHIVDLSGRLITYTRDAIHEAFLDWSPRIMWAIYSCDIQTSVDVLGKVYAVVLQRQGKIISEEMKEGTPFFQIEAHVPVVEAFGLSEDIRKRTSGAAQPQLVFSGFECIDLDPFWVPTTEEELEEQGDTADKENIARRHMNAIRRRKGLFIEEKVIENAEKQRTLKKN, from the coding sequence ATGGTTAGAGTTGAATCAGAGACTTACAAACGTTTACAAAATGACCCTTCCTGTATAAGGAATATTTGCATTGTTGCGCATGTCGATCATGGTAAAACTTCTCTTTCAGACTCGCTTCTAGCTTCAAATGGTATTATATCACAAAGACTAGCCGGTAAGATCAGATTTTTAGATGCTAGGCCTGATGAGCAATTGCGTGGTATCACAATGGAATCATCGGCTATTTCCCTTTATTTTAGGGTTTTGCATAAACAAGAAGGTTCGGATGAGCCTTTGGTGAACGAGCACTTGGTAAACTTGATAGATTCCCCAGGACATATTGACTTTTCTAGTGAAGTTAGTGCGGCATCCAGATTATGTGATGGGGCTGTCGTATTAGTCGATGTCGTTGAGGGGGTGTGTTCCCAAACAATCACTGTGCTAAGACAATGCTGgactgaaaaattaaagccTATTTTGGTTTTAAATAAAATTGATAGATTAATAACTGAGCTACAACTTACCCCTCAAGAAACTTATATCCATTTATCGAAAGTCATTGAACAAGTTAACTCCGTTATCGGTTCTTTTTTCGCCAACGAAAGACAACTGGATGATTTATCTTGGAGAGAACAATTAgaacaaaatgaaaacgcTGAATACATTGAGAAAGATGACTCAGGAATTTACTTTAACCCTAGCGATAACAACGTTATCTTTGCATCTGCTGTAGATGGTTGGGGTTTCAACATCGGACAATTGGCCAAATTCTATGAACAAAAACTAGGTGCTAAGAGAGAAAATCTGCAAAAAGTTTTGTGGGGTGACTTCTATATGGatccaaaaacaaagaaaatcatcaaTAGTAAGGGCCTAAAAGGAAGATCCCTAACACCTCTCTTTACGTCCTTGATCCTCGAAAATATATGGAAGATTTATCAAAATGTAATCATATCAAGAGATTCTGACATGGTCGTGAAAATAGCAAAGACTCTAAATATCAAGCTTCTACCACGTGATCTAAGATCAAAGGATGACAAGCAATTATTAAGAACAATTATGGGACAATGGTTGCCCGTTAGCACAGCAGTGTTACTTACAGTCATCGAAAAATTACCTTCACCTTTAGAATCACAGACTGATCGTTTGGATACTATTCTGGCTTCTGAAGCAGACGCTGCAGACATGGATCCCAAACTGTTGGAAGCGATGAAGACGTGCGACAGGGAAGGGCCAGTAAGTGCATATGTATCTAAGATGCTTTCTATTCCGAAAGAAGAACTGCCTGTTGAAACTAATAGGGAAGTTTCGTCCGATGAACTGATGgaaagaagcagaaaagCACGAGAAGAAGCATTGAATGCTGCAAAACAAGCAGGTATAGTAGAAAACATGGCGCAGATGGATTTGAACGACAATACCAAGGATGATGGCGATTTTTATAAAAGAGCAAAGGACACCGTCACTACTCCAGAAATGGGAGAGCaaccaaaaccaaaaccCTTGGTTAACAACGATATCTTTCATGTCGTTTCGGAGCCTGCTCCGGCTTTAGATTTAGGCTTTGACTATgaggaagatgatgatgctAATATCCAAGATAATTTCGGCTTAGACTTCGTACCAACCGATATAGACCCAAATGACCCCCTAAGTTCCATGTTTGAATACGAGGAAGAAGGCACATTTGCAAATGAAGTCCCCCAAGCTTTAGAAGATGTgaatattgaagaagatgatatatttgatgaaaaggaagaatcGCTGGTAGCGTTCGCAAGAATATATAGTGGAACATTAAGGGTTGGCCAGGAAATTTCAGTATTGGGTCCTAAGTATGATCCAAAACGTCCCGACGAGCACATTGAGACTGCAGTTATTACACATTTATATCTGTTTATGGGTAAGGAATTGGTTCCTTTGGATGTTTGCCCATCAGGCAACATCGTCGGTATTCGTGGTTTAGCCGgtaaagttttgaaaagtggTACTTTGGTGCAAAAGGGTGTTCAAGGTGTCAATTTAGCGGGGGTTAATTTCCACTCTACTCCAATCGTTCGTGTTGCAATAGAACCAGCTAATCCTGTTGAAATGAGTAAACTGGTACGTGGATTAAAATTGTTAGATCAAGCGGACCCTTGTGTGCGCACATACGTTGAGAACACGGGTGAACATATTTTATGTACTGCCGGTGAATTGCATTTGGAAAGATGTTTGAAGGATTTGACAGAAAGATTCGCGGGAATCGAAATCACACATTCAGAACCTGCGATCCCATATAGAGAAACATTCTTGTCCGTTTCCGATATGATTTCACCAAAGAATGCGCAATTGGGGAGGGGCGTTCATCAATTGCTATTGGGTCAATATAGGATTACGTTCAGAACAATCCCATTGAGCGATAAAATTACAGAATTTTTGTCTCAACATCAAAACAGcattaaaaatattctgAAAACCTCCACCTCAAATATCGACCCTATCATTGAAACAACTGGAGGTGCTCTTTTAGATAATAACTCATTCTTAGCTGCGTTTGAAGATGTAATATCTAAGGACGGAAAGAGCGGAGATCTTCTAAAAGGGTTCAAATCAAGGTTGGCAGGCCTAGGGCCCAACAGGGTTGGTTGTAACATTTTGTTATCAGACGATAATCTCCTTGGTAGTCTATTTGAAGGTACTCCAGCAGCTTTTGAATATTCAGACTCTGTCAAAAATGGTTTCCAATTGGCTGTTAGCGAGGGACCTCTGGCGAATGAACCTGTCCAGGGAATGTGTGTTATTGTCGAGGGTATTCATAAAATGTCACAGGAAGAGATTGAATCTATTGAGGACACACATTACCAAGAACATATTGTGGATTTGTCAGGAAGGCTGATAACATATACAAGAGACGCTATACATGAAGCTTTCTTAGATTGGTCGCCAAGAATTATGTGGGCCATCTACTCATGTGATATCCAGACTTCTGTTGACGTCCTTGGGAAAGTATACGCAGTTGTACTACAAAGACAAGGTAAAATTATATCagaagaaatgaaagaaggtactccattttttcaaatcgaGGCCCATGTGCCTGTCGTAGAGGCATTCGGCTTAAGTGAAGATATTCGTAAAAGAACATCTGGTGCAGCACAACCTCAATTAGTGTTTTCTGGATTTGAGTGTATTGATTTAGATCCGTTTTGGGTTCCAACGACAGAAGAAGAGCTGGAGGAACAGGGTGACACGGCAGATAAAGAGAATATTGCTCGTAGGCATATGAATGCcatcagaagaagaaaaggttTATTCATTGAAGAGAAAGTTATTGAAAACGCCGAAAAACAGCgtactttgaagaagaattga